The proteins below come from a single Halomonas binhaiensis genomic window:
- a CDS encoding nuclear transport factor 2 family protein, whose translation MTPHQDNKTLILNLYHDLEMASVDNVSDVLSAYTAPNYHWRGVHPFEEQWGAKAVAEAFWKPFLQSWSSVQRRQDVFFAGTNASDGSAWVVSMGHFMGLRDSPWLGIPATRRMGFLRYADFHCIENGKIVRSGFFCDIIGVMHQAGINPLPPQTGAAFLYPGPRTHDGLLFEAQDTAEGEKTLALVNRMVDDLSALNQSGNDLPPPELLARTWHDNMIWYGPAGIGATYTIPRYQEQHQLPFRTGLKGKVFNGHIARFAEGNYAGFFGWPNLTNTPVGGFLGLPGNNIRADMRVVDIYRREGDKLAENWVFIDLPYWLKQQGLDILKRTADLTVGGS comes from the coding sequence TACTGCGCCCAATTATCACTGGCGCGGTGTTCACCCATTTGAAGAACAGTGGGGCGCAAAGGCCGTGGCCGAGGCCTTCTGGAAACCTTTCTTACAGTCCTGGTCATCGGTCCAACGGCGGCAGGATGTATTTTTTGCCGGCACCAACGCCAGTGATGGCAGCGCCTGGGTGGTCAGTATGGGACATTTCATGGGGCTGCGGGACAGCCCATGGCTAGGCATTCCTGCCACCAGGCGCATGGGGTTTCTACGCTATGCGGATTTCCACTGCATCGAAAACGGAAAGATTGTTCGCAGTGGTTTTTTCTGCGACATCATCGGCGTGATGCATCAGGCTGGGATCAACCCTCTACCACCCCAGACAGGTGCAGCCTTTCTCTATCCCGGCCCACGAACACACGATGGCCTTTTATTCGAGGCGCAAGACACCGCCGAAGGAGAGAAGACGCTAGCCCTGGTCAATCGTATGGTCGATGACCTCTCCGCCCTCAACCAGAGCGGTAATGACCTGCCACCCCCAGAATTATTGGCACGCACCTGGCACGACAACATGATCTGGTATGGCCCTGCAGGGATCGGGGCTACCTATACCATTCCCCGCTATCAGGAGCAGCATCAACTACCGTTTCGTACAGGCCTCAAAGGCAAGGTATTCAATGGCCACATCGCGCGTTTCGCCGAAGGCAACTACGCAGGCTTCTTTGGCTGGCCGAACCTCACCAATACGCCCGTGGGAGGTTTTTTGGGGCTGCCTGGAAACAATATTCGCGCCGATATGCGAGTAGTAGATATCTATCGCCGCGAAGGTGACAAGTTGGCCGAGAACTGGGTATTCATTGACTTGCCATACTGGCTGAAGCAGCAGGGACTGGACATTCTCAAACGCACGGCCGACCTAACCGTCGGCGGTTCATAG